One Polaribacter reichenbachii genomic window, TCTACAGTAAAAAGTTTAGGTAATGGAAAACGAAAGCAATATTTTTGTCCAAGAAATACTAAAAGTATTTGGAGTGCTTTAAACAAGAAATACATTAAAGAACTTGCTGAAAATAATTTAATGCACAAAAGCGGTTTAGAAATTATTAAAATTGGTAAAAAAAATGGCTCTTGGTCTGCTTTAGATAAAGTTGAAAAAGGTATAATTCCTGATGATTTACAAGCTGAATTCAATAAAAATAAAACTGCTTTTATCAATTTTAAAAACTTTGCACCTAGTTATAGAAAGAACTATTTATATTGGATTCATCAAGCAAAAAGACCAGCTACAAGACAAAAAAGAATATCGGAAATTATTGCTTTTTGCGAGCAAAACATTAAATCTAGAGATGCTCGTTAAACTAGAAAGCTATCTAGAACAAATTCTAAATAGCTTTCAGATAAAAAAAATAAACAAAAAGAAAAATTATTGAAGTAAGCTGTATACAAATTCTGGATGACCACGTTCTCCATCAGCATTTGTTAATGCTAAAAACTTTAACTTGTAAAGATTACCATCTGTATCATTAACAACATAAAAAACATTGTCTTTTAAAGAAGGTAAACTTCCTGGTCCACCACCATTTCTCCAACTACTTCCTATACTTCTTTGGTCTGTTGTAAAATTTGCTGTTGCAAGATCTGCCAAAGTAAAATCATCATAAGTAAAAGCATCTACATCTGTATCTATCATATATACTTGTGCGTCTGCTTTTGTGTTATTCGTAATAAAATCAGAATATCCGTAAGAACCATAGCCTTCTATTTCGTTTGTAAAAACAGTAAAGTTTAAATCCCAGTTTTGTTTTACTGGCTCTACACTTGCTTCTGCATCAGAATTAAAACTAAAAAAAGTAAAATTATAAGCCGAGTTTTTAGCAATAGTTACTTCGTTATAAGTTGTTGCATCTAAATCTGCATATTGTAAAACATAATCAGATCCACTTTTTAGAATTCTAATTTTTTTCCATCCTCTAGAATCACCTGAAATAGCTACACTTCCTGTTTCTGGAATATCTGTACCAACTTCATATCCTAAGTTTAGTAAATACACATTATTATTTGCATCATTATCAGAAATTTCTGCAATTGCTGTTTCTGTTATTGTACCATTTGGTGCATCTACATAAGCTGTGTTTGCTGCATCAAAAGTACCAACTGCAACTTTTGGTTGTAATTCTCGTACTTCTGCTGTTGTAGAATTTACTGCATTTATATCCGTAGAAGATAATTGAGCAACTGCCATATAAAGTGATCCATTTAATACTACTCTAAACTCTGAACCAGAGTAAAAACCAAGATCCCAAGAATCTCGTTTTATAGCTGTTGTTGTACTTGTACTTAAGTCTACATAAACTTGGTTTGGTTGGTTTGGTCCACCAACTTCTGGTGCTATTGATGCTCCATCAATTACTACAACTATGGGTTCTGTTGGTGCATCATCATCATTACAGCTTGTAAAAGAAAATACTGCAATACATAAAATAAAAGTTAAGAATTTGTTTGTCATGATTATTTAAATTAAAAATTAAGATTATATAATAGTTTTAAGTAATAAGATTTGCCATAGCCAAGTAATAGTGCACTATTATCTGTAGAATGAATACCTTCTGAATTCGTGCCACTAACATTTACGTTAACAACATCGAAAAGATTTCTACCTCCTAGAGTTACTTGGATTTTGTTTTTTAAAAATGATTTTTTTACTGAAGCATCTAACCAGTTATAAGCAGCTGTAGTAGATTTTGTAAAAATTGAATTACCATCTGTATCTACACTAGAAGACACATAATTTTGTTGTTTACCATTATGTTTTAGTAAAACTGTTAAGGCTGTTTGCCATTTTTTGATGTTGTAAGTTGCACTTGTATTTAATTGAAAAGAATACAAAAAATCATCTTCTACATTGGCTTCATTTTCAGATACTCTAGATATTCCTTGTAAAGTAGCTCCTAAATTAAATGTCCACACATCTTTTTTAAAGCTGTTAGTAGTGGTAATACCCCAAAGTTTATAACTATCAATATTTATGTATTGATATTGTAGAGGAATTGTATTAACAATAGCCAAATCAATTTTATCAGAAACATCTAAATAGCTAATTTTTAAACTATTTAGCACAGAAACATCATTTATATAACTGTATTTTTTTAGGTTGATAAATGCTGTAAATCCGTTTTCTGGATTCAAATTTTCATTACCTCTAACATCATGGTTAGAGTCTACAAAATAATAATAGAGTTCTTCAAAATTAGGTGTTCTGTAAGAAGTACCAATATTACCACGTAGTTCAAATCCATTTTTCATTAAGTAACGTGCACTTAAAGAACCTAAAACTTTCGATTTAAATAAGGAATTATATTCGTATCTAATTCCTGGTCTTAACGTAAATTTATCTGAAAATTTATATTCAGCAGAACCAAAAACAGCAAAATTATTTTGTGACTGTTCCTTATCTTCTCCAGTAATTTCGCCAGAAGATTCTGTATCAAAACCAGTTATAAAACGAGTTTCATAACCCAATTGAAAATTAAATTTATCACTTTTTACAAGGTTGTTAATATTACCTCTAGAAAAGAATACTTTACTAGATTGATAAGTTTCATCGGTTTCATTACTTCTTTCTTTACTTAAAATAAAGTAGTTAAACTCATTTAAATTTCTTTTTTGTTCTTGATAAGAAAGAGCAAAATTATAATTAGCTCCAGAATTTAATTGACCAATAAAATTTAAGTTATTTACAAATCTATTGGTTGTAAAAATTTTGTCTGTCGAGGAAGGATTACTCGTTTGTGAAGCAACATCTATATTAGCTCTTACAGCAGCATCGTAATAATTAATTAACTCATTAAAATATTCGAACTTATAAAAAAACTGAAATTTTTCTTTACGATATTGTACAAAAGCGTTTGTGTTTACTTGTTCTTTTGGCAACCAATCATAACCTCTTAAACCATCATTTTCGTAATAATTAGCACCTTGTCTGCCATTATAAAAACCAGCAAAATCATTTCTATTTATACCTAATCTTACTAACCAATTATCAGCAACTTGATTCGCTATATTTAAAGATTGTATATGCCTACCTTCATCAAACAATGCATATTCTTTACTAACAGTTTCTTCTTGTATAGCAGCTCTAATTTGCCAATCATTATCTATATTTTTTTTAGTGATAATGTTTATAACTCCAGAAACTGAATTAGCTCCATATTCTACACCCATTGCACCTTCAACAATTTCAATACGCTCTATATCATCTAAATTAATCTGGGTTAAATCGATGTTATTTCCTAAACCTGTATCACTTACTAAAGGAATGTTATCTACTAAAATATTAAAGTATTGAGCATCTAAGCCAAAAAATGAAATGGTAGATTTCCCTGTTTGAGAACTTGGTATTATTGTTAAGTTTAAATTAAAATTTAATAAATCTGCTAAACTATTTGCTGCCTGATTTTCTATTTGCTCTCTTTTTATAACAATTACATTATGTACAGATTTTTTAATAGACCTTGGATTATATTGGCCAGTAACCACAACCTCCTCTAGTTCAGTAATATTAGTAGAGTCTTTTTTTTGCTCTTGGCTAAATACAACCAAGTTTATCAATAAGAAAAAAAGTATATATTTGTTATTTAGAAACATTCTTAATAATTTTCGACAAATATATATCTTATTTTTAATCAATCTAAATAAATTTTATATTTTTGTCGAAAATAAATATTATTTAAATAAATCATAAATGAAAAAACTAGTACTAACATGTTTAATATGCATTGTTACAATTGCAGTAAATGCACAAAGCAAAAAAACAAAAGACAAAAACGCTATTAAAGAAATGTGTGGTTGTTTTGAGGTAACTTTTAATTTTACAGAAACTTTTAATTATAGCAAAGATGAAAACTATAAGCCTTCTAAAACAAAGATTGATAAAGGTCTAGAATGGGCTGGTTTGGTTGTAGATGATAACAACAAAATTTCTATTCAACACTTATTACAAGTGGGTAACCCAGCTAAACCTATGATTATAAAACATTGGAGACAAGATTGGTTGTATCAAAACACAGATTTTTATATGTATAATGGCGATAATAATTGGACATTTAAACAAAAAGACAAAAAAGATGTAAAGAAACAATGGACGCAGAAAGTATATCAAGTAGATGATAGCCCAAGATACGAAGGTTCTGGAACTTGGGTACATGTAGATGGAAAAAGTTATTGGGAAAACACAACTACAGCACCTTTACCAAGAAGAGAATACACAAAAAGAAGCGATTACAACATAACATTAAGAGGTAACAGACACCAAATTACAGATTATGGATGGGTACATGATCAAGATAATAGTAAAATAATTCGCAAAGCTGGTAAAGATGATATAATTCTTGCCAAAGAAAAAGGATACAATACTTATAAAAGGGTTGCAGAAAGCAAATGTAAAGCTGCTGCAAATTGGTGGATTGCTCATAATGATAAATGGCAATTGGTTAGAAATAAATGGGCAGAAGTTTATGGTAGAAATAAAGATTTAACTTTAGAAACAAAAGTAGATAACAAACCACTTTACAAACATTTATTTGCTGATGAAGTAACTAAAGAACAAGAAATGAATACAATAATTGAATCATTTGTAAAAAAATAAATAATGAAAAGTTCTCAAAAAATATCAATCTTATTATTTCTGATTAGTTTCAGCGCTTTTGCACAACAAAAAAATATTTTTCACGATAGAAGTTTTTGGCAATCTAAACCAAGTATAGCAACTATAGATCAAAAAATAGCAGAAGGTAATGATATCGAAAAATCGAATATAAATGCTTTTGATGCAACTGTTTACGCTATTAACGCTAAAGCTGATGATGACGTAATTAAATATATTATAGCAAAAAACAACAACAAAGTAAATAAACTTACTCATGATGGTAGAACTTATTTACATTGGGCTGCTTACAGTGGTAAATTAGAAATTATGAAATATTTAATTTCTAAAGGCGCAAAAACCGATGTTGTAGATACACATGGTAATACATTTTTAAATTTTGCTGCTTCTTCTGGGCAAAACAATCTAGAAATTTACAAATATGGTATAAAAGCTGGTGCAGACATTACCAAAGAAAAAAATCATGATGGTGCTAATGCATTACTTTTAGTTGCTTCTCAATTAAAAGATTTTAAAATTGTAGATCTTTTTGTTGCAAATGGTGCTTCTTTAAATGATAAAGATGACTATGGAAATGGCTTTTTTGAATATGCTGCAAAAGGTGGAAACACTCAATTTTTATCAACTTTAATTGATAAAGGAATTGATACTGGTAATAACGCAATGATTTTTGCAAGTCAAGGTTCTAGAAGAAAAAGCAACACTTTAGCTACGTATCAATTTTTAGCAGATAAAGGAATTAAGGTTAATGTTATAGATCATGAAAACAGAAATCCTTTACATTTAATTGCTAGAAATAATAAAGACATTAATATCTATAAATTCTTTTTAGATAAAGGTGTAGACGTAAATTTACAAGATAATGAAGGTAATACTCCTTTTATGATTGCTGCAAATGGTGGTAACTTAAAAGTTGTAGAATTTTTAGCTAAAGATGTAAAAAATATCAACCTAAAAAATAAAAAAGGTAATACTGCATTAACCAATGCTGTTGGTAGAAATTCTGCTGAAGTTGTTACTTTTTTAATTGAAAAAGGTGCTGATATTAATACTTTAGACAAAGATGGTAATACACTTTCTTACTACTTAATTAATAGTTTTGGTGGCAGAAACAAAGATGCTTTCGAAACAAAATTAAAGGTTTTAGAAAAAAACGGATTGGTTATAAACAAACCACAAAACTCTGGTAACACTTTATTACATATTGCTGCAACCGAAAATAATTTAGCTTTATTAAAAAGATTGGCTAGCTTTAATATTGATGTAAATGCAAAAAATAAAGAAGGTATAACAGCTTTACAAATTTCAGCAATGAAAGCCAAAGATGATAAAATCATAAAATACTTATTAAGCATTGGAGCAGACAAAAACATTAAAACAGATTTTGATGAAACTGTATATGATTTAGCATCAGAAAACGAATTATTAAAAAAACAAAACGTAAATATTAGCTTTTTAAAATAAGAAGATGAAAACGAAAAGAACCCTATTAATATTGCCAGTTGTATTGTTAATGATAACTGCTTTATTTAGTTTTAAAAAATACTCAGGAAGTTCGCCATATAAATGTATGATTCAAATGAAAAATTATACAGGTGAAGGTGCATATATTGTAATTTCATTATTAAATCCAGAAGGTAAATATGAAGAAACTTTATATGTACAAGGTGATGATGATGAATGGTATTTTGATATTACAGAATGGTGGAATTTTCAAGGAAAAAAACGTGCTGATATAGACGCAATTACAGGCGCAACTATTAGTGGTGGAGAGCGCTCTATAAGCGTAATTCAAATTCCTGATGATAAATTAAACCAAGGCTATAAACTTCGATTTGAAACAGCTGTAGAAGATAAAGACTATTATAAAGATGATGTTGAGTTTGAGCTAACTTCAGATAACATAAAATCTAAAATAGAAGGTAAAGGCTTTATTCGTTACATAAGAATGATACCTCAATAACTTACCTAATTAACAGCAATTCCACTGATTAACCAGAATTGATTTAATTAACAAATTGGTGGAATTGTTTTATAAAACACAGTCAGAACTAACACTTTTATGACAATTTCTATTTGGAGATATAGCCATTTAACTTTGGCAATATCTACTGCCCTATTTATTATAATCGCTTCAATTACAGGAATAATTTTAGCTTTTGAACCTATTTCTAATAAGCTACAACCTTATTCACCTGCAAATATTGAGCAAATTACTGTTGCAGAAACTGTAGGTGTTTTATCAAATAAATATGATGAAATAATTACCTTAGAAATTGATGAAAATAATTTTGTTAGTACATCTGTAGTTACAAAAGAAGGTAAAAGTGAAACCTTTTACATTAACCCAAAAACAGGAGAAAAAGTTGGTGATATTATAGAAAAAGCACCAATTTTTGAATTTGCAACCAATTTACATAGATCTTTATTTTTAAAATCTACAGGCCGTTTTCTTATTGGTTTTGTATCTTTTTTACTTTTATTAATTGCCATTTCTGGTGTAGTTTTAATAGCAAAAAGACAAGGTGGCTTTTTAAAGATTTTCTCTAAAATAGTTAAAGAAGATTTTAATCAATATTATCATATAATTTTAGGTCGATATTTTTTAATTCCGATTATAATTATCACAATAACTGGTGTTTATTTATCCTTAGAAAAATTTTCTTTGTTACCAAAGGATAAAAATATACATCAACAAAACTTAGCTTTTAACAATGAAGCTTCAAAACTAAAAACTACTGATTTTGATTTTTTCCAAAAAACAAAATTGGCAGATGTAACTAGTTTAGAGTTCCCTTTCTCTTCAGATGAGGAAGATTACTTTTATGTAAAAACTGTAGATAATGAATTAGCTATTCATCAATTTAATGGACAAATTGTAAGCAACAAAAAACAATCTTTAACTAGTTTAGGGTCTTATTATAGTTTGATTTTACACACAGGGCAAGGTTCAATTTTATGGTCTATTGTTTTACTTTTAGCCTGTTTTACTATTCTTTTCTTTATCTTTTCTGGTTTTTCTTTAACTCTTAAAAGAAGAAAAAATACATCAGTAATAAAAAATAAGTTTTATAAAGATGAAGCAGAATTTATAATTTTAGTAGGTTCAGAAACAGGGAGCACGTATAATTTTGCAACTGTATTTTATAAAGCCTTATTAACATCAAATAAAACTGCTTTTATATCAGATTTAAATAGCTATACAACTTACAAAAAAGCCAAAAATATCATAGTTTTTACTGCTACTTATGGAGATGGAGAAGCGCCTGTAAATGCCACTAAATTTATTAATAAGTTTAATCAAATTATACAAAAAAACACCATCCAATTTTCTGTAATTGGTTTTGGTTCTACTGATTATCAAGCTTACTGTAAGTTTGCAATTTTAGTGCATTCTACAATGCAATTACACAAGAAATTTGTACCTGTTTTACCAATTTTCAAAATTGATAATCAGTCTTTTTCTGCTTTTGAAAATTGGTTAAAAGAGTGGAACTCTTATTACAGATTAAATTTACATATTAACAAAGAAGATTTAGATAAAAATAAACCAAAAGAGCAAATATTTAGAGTTATTAATAAAACTGAATTAAACTGCGATAATACTTTTTTAATTGAACTAAAACCCTCTAAAAAACTAAAATTTACTTCTGGAGATTTACTATCTATCACCCCAAAAAACGAAAATAAAAATCGTTTGTATTCTATAGCTAAAGTAAATGGGAATATATTATTGAGCATTAAAAAACACGAATTTGGTGTTTGTTCTAATTATTTGAAATTTGTAAATAAAAATGATAAAATTGTAGCTTCTATTGTTAAAAATGATAGTTTTCATTTTCCTGATAAAGCTAAAGAAATTATCTTAATTGCAAATGGAACAGGAATTGCTCCATTTTTAGGAATGATTAGTAAAAATAGTAAAAAGAAGATTCATTTGTTTTGGGGAGGAAGAACTAAAGAATCTTTAAAAATTTATCAAAATAAGATTGAGCATGCTATAGAAAATAAAAGTTTAACTTCTTTCCATTCTGCTTTTTCACAAGAACAAAAAGAGAAATTTTATGTTCAAGATCTTTTAACAAATCATTCAGAATTAATTGCAAAGACTTTAAGAAATGGAGATGAAATTTTAATTTGTGGTTCTTTGGCTATGCAAAGAGGAGTTATATCTGCATTGAATACTATTACTGAAAAATCGTTAAAAACATCAATTAAAAAGTATCAAGAGAATCATCAAATTAAAACAGATTGTTATTAAAATGTAAGAATATGTGTCAGAATTCTAGAATAATATCAAGTGTAAAAAATGGAGAACTAGCTGTTTGTAATGGTTGTAAAAATTATGCATTAACGTTTAATAATGTCTATTTTCAATTTGATAAAAATCAACTTTTAGAATTCAGAAAATATATTGCAAATATAGATGTTGATTATTGGCAAGAATATTATGCTTACACTTCTAAAAAGAGAAAAATACCAGTAACCACTTTACATCAAAATTTAATTTTGATTTTTAGTTTAGAAGAAATTGAAGATTTAAAGACATTGTTATTATTGAAAGAAAATTCTAAAAATGAATTTATATCTCTAGAACAAATTAACTATCCTTTTATTCTAAATTAAAAAATCCTCACAAAATTTACATTGTGAGGCTTTTTTAGATTAAATCTTCTTATGGATATTTATCAAAATAATGAGCTAGATTACAAATCACTAAAAAACAAATTCTGCCCATTAACTCATATTTAGCTAAATATTTAATGATTATTATAAACTATAATACTATTTAATGTATTACCGTTTATTAGTTTTAAGTAGAAAAACTAATCATAATTAGTAGGATAAAAAATCTTAACTTTTTACAAATCTTTTGATAGTTTTACCCTTATTAGTTTCTACTAGTGTAAAATATTGTCCTTTTGATAAATTATGAACATTTACTCTATTAGAAGTTTCATCTAAAATTAATTGACCTTTGATATCATATACTTTAACACTTTTCAAAACTATATTTTGTGGTATATTAATTAGAAGTTCATAAACTACAGGGTTAGGATAAACTTTAATAATAGATTCGATATCAAAATCATTAATATATAATACCCCAATATTAAAACCTTGCCAGTTTATTGAACTCGAGTATGTTGCAACACTTTCATTTGGAACAGATAAATTAATATTAGCAAGTACTAAACCTTCAAATGAATTTGCATTTAATGTTGGTGGTGTAGTTGCTAAACTACTTACGTTAAGCAATGAGTTACAATAAGCAAAAGCTTCACTTCCTACAGAAGTTAATCCACTTCCAAAATTAATCTCTGCTAAATCTGTATTGGCAAAAAAAGCTACATTATCTATTGTAGTTACAGAGTTTGGAATAGTTACACTGGTTAATCCTGTTTTATAAAACGCACCTATTCCTATATAAGTTAAGCCTTCTCCAAGACTAACAGAAGTTAACAAAATATTATTTGCAAAAGCATCATTAGAAATACTTGTTACAGTATTGGGTAAAGAAATACTAGATATAGATGATACTGCTGCATCACCTTGAGCAAAAGCCCATCCTTTTAAAGAAATTACAGTATATGTATTTGTTCCATCTGTTACTGTTTCTGGAATAACAATATCTCCTGTTAGTTCGTTATTACTACCTACTTGGGCTGTCATTGTAATATTGCTTACTACTTCGTAATTAATTCCACCATCTTTAAATTGGGCGAAAGCTGTATTACAAATTAGTGCGAATAACACATAAATAAAATAAATTTTTCTCATGATAAATTAGTTTTAGTTAATAAAAATTAAACACATTTAGAGGCTAAATTTTAGCATAAATATCCTATTCAGTTTATTTATAAAATTAAACTGTTGATTTTAAGCGAAATAAATTATTTGTTATTTTAGTTTTTCTTGAACTTGTTTATAGTTTTTTTTACAAAATAATTCAATAGTTTCTTTTAGTAATTCTGAAATAGTATCATTATTATTTTGAATGGCATCATGAATTTCTTTAGCCAACTCAAATTTTAATGAATTCTCTTTGATATTTGTTCCTTTTAATTTGTTAACATGTTTTGCTGTTTTTGTTAAATACTGATAACCGTGTTCTAAGCTTGGTTCAATCTCAGTACCTTCATTCCAATCATTCCATGTTTCTAACACCACATAATCCATAGGTATTTTTCCTTGGTAATTATGTATATAGTTCCAAGTATCATCAAACACTTTTCCATTTTGTCTACTAATTAACCTGTTTCCTCCCCAAGAAGTATTTTTTCTATCATCAAAGCCTGCCCATACACCACCAACTACAAAACTGGATTTTGTTTCAAAGGTGTTTACCTCATCATAGAAATAGTTTAAATAGTCTTTACCCCAATTAAGCCCTTTCTCGTCCCATTCACCTCCTGGTTGCACCCAAGGATAAAAAGCATTTACATAAGGTTGAACTTCTTCTCCTTCTCCAAAGGTATTCCAGATTAAATACGGTTTATTATTTTTAAATACGGAATCAATAACTGTACTAAAACTCTTTGCTGTCAAAAACTTTTTAGGATAATCAAAAGAGAAAAACAATGGATGTTTTTTATGATACAAATAGTTTTTTCTTTTCATTATATTCTCTTTAAAATCTTTCATTTTTATAAAAGTTGTATCTAAAGGTTCTTCCAAATCAAATCCCTGATCATCATAACTAATTAAATATTTTAGATTAAAGTTCTCTTTAGATATAGATTGCAACTCATCTATGGTATTAAATAATTCTACCATAGTTTCATAATCGTATTTATCTTTTATATTAATGGCAATAGCATCTATACCAGATAACCAAGCCAATAGAGTATGATAGACTAAAGTAGCTTTGCTTTTAGAATTATATGCTCCAATAATTGGTGTATTTGCATAACCATGTTCCCAATGCCTCAGCTTTTTATTTGATGCATTTTTATCAGAATACCATCCCATATAATGAACAATCACCTTTGTTGAATTTTTTGCCAAGTTACTTTTTGTAATTTTTGATTTGGTATTATCAACACAGTTAAACAAAAACATACATAAACAAACAACTATTATCGAATTTTTCATTACTCTTTTAGTATTAAGAACCTGATATAATCTCCTCTGCCAACTCATACGCTTTTTGCCCATTAGTTTTTAAATAATGACCAATAGACTCTTCCAAAACTGGATAATATGTATTATAATCTCTATCACCATTTTCTATTAATTTTGCAGCTTCATAAATTCTTATTGGAGCACCAAACATCCATTTTTCTGAATCAACCAAAGTTGGTTCTCCTTTGTAAGTTGAGATATGATTTGCTGTTAATTCAATATATTGATAATTACCAGACCCTTTTACTGGCTCAATTTCAGATCCTTCATTAAAATCATTCCATGTTTCAAGAATAACCCAGTCAATTTCACCTGGATGTGTATCGTTTATAAGTGCCCAAGTATCATTGTAAGTTTCACCATTTCTACGATCTATCCATCGTCCTTGTCCCCAAGATGCG contains:
- a CDS encoding leucine-rich repeat domain-containing protein produces the protein MRKIYFIYVLFALICNTAFAQFKDGGINYEVVSNITMTAQVGSNNELTGDIVIPETVTDGTNTYTVISLKGWAFAQGDAAVSSISSISLPNTVTSISNDAFANNILLTSVSLGEGLTYIGIGAFYKTGLTSVTIPNSVTTIDNVAFFANTDLAEINFGSGLTSVGSEAFAYCNSLLNVSSLATTPPTLNANSFEGLVLANINLSVPNESVATYSSSINWQGFNIGVLYINDFDIESIIKVYPNPVVYELLINIPQNIVLKSVKVYDIKGQLILDETSNRVNVHNLSKGQYFTLVETNKGKTIKRFVKS
- a CDS encoding glycoside hydrolase family 99-like domain-containing protein translates to MAKNSTKVIVHYMGWYSDKNASNKKLRHWEHGYANTPIIGAYNSKSKATLVYHTLLAWLSGIDAIAINIKDKYDYETMVELFNTIDELQSISKENFNLKYLISYDDQGFDLEEPLDTTFIKMKDFKENIMKRKNYLYHKKHPLFFSFDYPKKFLTAKSFSTVIDSVFKNNKPYLIWNTFGEGEEVQPYVNAFYPWVQPGGEWDEKGLNWGKDYLNYFYDEVNTFETKSSFVVGGVWAGFDDRKNTSWGGNRLISRQNGKVFDDTWNYIHNYQGKIPMDYVVLETWNDWNEGTEIEPSLEHGYQYLTKTAKHVNKLKGTNIKENSLKFELAKEIHDAIQNNNDTISELLKETIELFCKKNYKQVQEKLK